DNA from Canis lupus dingo isolate Sandy chromosome 27, ASM325472v2, whole genome shotgun sequence:
tattttggtttttggattTCACATACttttgaaatcatatggtatttacctgtctctgattgacttatttcagtcagcattgtactctctagatccatctgtgttgtctcaaatgtcaagatttccttcttctttagtGTTatataatactccattgtctATACACACCACGTCTTCTTTGTCCATTCCTCTATCCATGGCCATGAGGATAGCTCCTTCCATAGCTAGGCTTTGTAAATAACGATGCAGTGAACATTAGGGTGTAGGTATCTTTGcaaaatagtgttttcattttctttggataaatacccaaaaggGAAGTGCTGGATTGCATTGTAgttgtatttgtaattttctgaggaaccgcCATGCTGTTTTTTATAGTGGCTGTGCCAGTGTGCATTCCCACACATTATTCCCACACATTATTGAGATGAATAGAATTAATACCTAGTAAATCATAGGAGGTCCTCTTTACTTGGTTTCCTTGTCACTGGACACCACGGTAGCCATGCTGGCCAACTAGACCACCTTGGCCACCTGAGCTCTGTTGCCCTGCTAGACTCTGTGGACCATCTGGATGACCTTGAGTCCCTGGATGATGTAGGCCAACTGGGCCCTGTTGGCATGCTGGACGCTGTGGGCCAACTGGACCACCTTGGACTCCTGGACGTTGTTGGCCACCTGGGCCTTGTTGGACTGCTGGACCCTGTGGGCCACCTGGACCACCTTGGCAACCTGGTCTCTGAGGACCTTGTTGGCCTCCAGGACAATGTGGGCAATGTGGGTGATGTGGGCCACTTATGTTAAATAGAGTGGCCTGGTCTCCCTGGACACCATGGTCATGAGGCTTCTTCTGTTGTCCATTGTGTTTGTCTTCATCTTTGCTCGCCTTGCCATTCTgatctccattttcttcttgagGTTTCACTTGTGATTCCGTGGGGTTTTCTTTCAACAATTCATCATCTACATAGGCAGGAAAGCACAGATCTTAAGGAACAAGTGAAAATAAAGTTTAGCTACAAACTTCAACGAAAAAGCATGAAAGTACAATACCCTAAATGGAGTTAGAAATAAGATATTACTGGTTTCTGTGGTACTAGGTAGTGACCTGGGCCTAGATCCCagaagagaagaggcagagagatccCTGCTTTGTGACAGTGCATGTACTTGGCTTAGCAGGTCTTCTTTGTCCACTCGCCATTGATTTTGCCTCTTAAAAGCTTCTGCTTCTTCTCTATTGCCATCCATTCTAAACTTGCTGTGATAGACATCAAATCATCTATAATCATCAGATATCTCTGATATCTGAGGAAAATCACCCCTCAGGTTCACTGTGTCTACCTATACCTGTGTATGATA
Protein-coding regions in this window:
- the LOC125753838 gene encoding circumsporozoite protein-like — protein: MTVNWGDRRSCKHADDELLKENPTESQVKPQEENGDQNGKASKDEDKHNGQQKKPHDHGVQGDQATLFNISGPHHPHCPHCPGGQQGPQRPGCQGGPGGPQGPAVQQGPGGQQRPGVQGGPVGPQRPACQQGPVGLHHPGTQGHPDGPQSLAGQQSSGGQGGLVGQHGYRGVQ